From the genome of Impatiens glandulifera chromosome 9, dImpGla2.1, whole genome shotgun sequence, one region includes:
- the LOC124916367 gene encoding serine carboxypeptidase-like 31, with product MNWFLLNLIIVILISSSACLNPVIGVIDDRLQQGVGDLVKNLPGQPKVSFKHYAGYVNVNQQNGRSLFYWFYEASTLPEKKPLVLWLNGGPGCSSVGYGATQEIGPFIVDPDGHTLKFNTYAWNQEANMLFLESPVGVGFSYSNITADYDKLGDDFTANDSYAFLQNWFVKFPSYRNRIFYIAGESYAGKYVPELADLILNKNKNSSLFINLKGILLGNPETFDAEDWKGQMDYAWSHAVVSDETHNTIQTSCDFYSNDTWSNKDCKDAVDEVLKQYKEIDIYSLYTPTCSSPATIMLNTNSKMLPRILGGYDPCLDNYATKYYNRPDVQRALHVSSHGIHVKNWTICNHKIFTNWLDSKESVLPIYTRLIGAGMRIWVYSGDTDGRVPVLSTRYSLNTLKLPITKSWRPWYYQKQVGGWFQEYKGLTFATFRGAGHAVPIFNPGGSLAFFSSFLRGESPSSQR from the exons ATGAATTGGTTTCTTCTTAATCTTATAATAGTAATTCTTATTTCATCATCAGCTTGTCTCAATCCTGTTATAGGCGTTATAGATGACCGATTGCAGCAGGGAGTCGGGGACCTCGTGAAGAACTTGCCTGGCCAGCCTAAGGTTAGTTTCAAACACTATGCTGGCTATGTAAACGTCAACCAGCAAAATGGAAGATCGCTCTTCTACTGGTTCTATGAGGCCTCAACCTTACCAGAAAAGAAACCTTTGGTTCTTTGGCTCAATGGAG GGCCTGGATGCTCTTCTGTGGGATATGGAGCAACACAAGAGATAGGACCCTTTATTGTGGACCCAGATGGACACACTCTTAAATTTAACACTTATGCATGGAATCAAg AAGCAAACATGTTGTTCTTGGAATCTCCTGTTGGAGTTGGTTTTTCATATTCAAATATCACTGCTGATTATGACAAACTTGGAGATGACTTTACAG CGAATGATTCATACGCTTTTCTGCAAAATTGGTTTGTCAAATTCCCATCGTATAGAAACCGGATCTTTTACATTGCAGGGGAAAGCTATGCGG GTAAATATGTTCCTGAGCTGGCCGATTTAATCCTGAACAAGAACAAGAATTCCTCTCTATTCATCAATCTCAAGGGTATCTTG CTTGGAAATCCGGAAACATTTGATGCTGAGGACTGGAAGGGACAGATGGATTACGCGTGGAGCCACGCAGTGGTGTCGGATGAGACCCATAACACTATTCAAACCAGTTGCGATTTCTACAGTAACGACACGTGGAGTAATAAGGACTGCAAAGATGCTGTGGATGAAGTTCTTAAACAATACAAAGAAATAGACATCTACAGTCTCTACACACCAACATGCTCTTCCCCTGCCACCATCATGCTCAACACCAACTCTAAAATG CTGCCTAGGATCTTGGGCGGCTACGATCCTTGTCTGGACAATTACGCTACCAAATATTACAACAGACCCGACGTCCAGAGGGCACTCCATGTTAGCAGCCATGGCATCCATGTAAAGAACTGGACCATATgcaa CCATAAAATATTCACCAACTGGCTGGATTCAAAGGAATCTGTTCTCCCCATATACACCAGGCTTATTGGGGCCGGTATGAGAATATGGGTTTACAG TGGAGATACAGACGGGAGGGTCCCTGTGTTATCGACAAGATATAGTTTAAACACTTTAAAACTTCCAATTACCAAATCGTGGAGGCCTTGGTATTACCAGAAGCAG GTGGGCGGTTGGTTCCAAGAATATAAAGGGCTCACTTTCGCTACATTTAGAGGAGCCGGACATGCGGTGCCCATTTTCAATCCGGGAGGTTCGCTCGCCTTCTTTTCATCCTTTCTTCGAGGAGAATCTCCTTCTTCTCAGCGATAA